The Arvicanthis niloticus isolate mArvNil1 chromosome 2, mArvNil1.pat.X, whole genome shotgun sequence genome includes a window with the following:
- the Ttll9 gene encoding putative tubulin polyglutamylase TTLL9 isoform X2 — MSRQKNQSSKGHGVSKGKEREQRTSIRFKTTLMNTLMDVLRHRPGWVEVKDEGEWDFYWCDVSWLRENFDHTYMDEHVRISHFRNHYELTRKNYMVKNLKRFRKQLEREAGKTEAAKCDFFPKTFEMPCEYHLFVEEFRKNPGITWIMKPVARSQGKGIFLFRRLKDIMDWRKGTAGKKLTSVETQPARANVNPSGSHDTRSSDDQKDDIPVENYVAQRYVENPYLIGGRKFDLRVYVLVMSYIPLRAWLYRDGFARFSNTRFTLNSIDDHYVHLTNVAVQKTSPDYHPKKGCKWMLQRFRQYLASKHGPKAVETLFSDMDNIFIKSLQSVQKVIISDKHCFELYGYDILIDQDLKPWLLEVNASPSLTASSQEDYELKTCLLEDTLHVVDMEARLTGKEKRVGGFDLMWNDGPVSREEGPSDLSGMGNFVTNTHLGCINDRKEQLRQLFRSLQVQKKTPS, encoded by the exons AATCAAAGTTCCAAGGGCCATGGAgtatcaaaaggaaaagaaag agagcagagaacatcaATCCGGTTCAAGACCACACTCATGAACACTCTCATGGATGTTCTGCGCCACAGGCCGGGATGGGTAGAAGTAAAAGA TGAAGGTGAATGGGATTTCTATTGGTGTGACGTCAGCTGGCTGCGTGAGAACTTTGACCACACCTACATGGATGAGCACGTACGGATCAGCCACTTCCGGAACCACTATGAG CTTACCAGGAAAAACTACATGGTAAAGAACCTGAAGCGGTTCCGGAAGCAGCTGGAGCGTGAGGCAGGAAAGACGGAAGCAGCCAAGTGTGACTTCTTTCCCAAAACCTTTGAGATGCCCTGCGAGTACCATCTGTTTGTGGAGGAGTTTCGCAAGAACCCCGGAATCACCTGGATCATGAAGCCT GTCGCCCGATCTCAGGGCAAGGGCATATTTCTCTTCCGGAGACTGAAAGACATCATGGACTGGAGGAAG GGCACTGCAGGGAAAAAACTCACCAGTGTGGAGACGCAGCCTGCTCGTGCCAACGTGAACCCCTCAGGCAGCCAT GACACAAGGAGTTCTGACGACCAGAAAGATGACATTCCCGTGGAGAACTACGTGGCTCAGCGTTACGTGGAAAACCCCTACTTAATAGGAG GCCGCAAATTTGACCTGCGTGTCTACGTGCTGGTGATGTCG TACATCCCTCTGCGGGCATGGCTGTACCGTGATGGCTTCGCCCGGTTCTCCAACACCCGATTCACACTGAATAGCATCGATGACCACT ATGTTCACCTCACCAATGTTGCCGTGCAGAAGACATCGCCTGACTACCACCCCAAAAAG GGTTGCAAGTGGATGCTCCAGCGCTTCCGGCAGTACCTGGCATCCAAGCATGGTCCTAAGGCCGTGGAGACGCTCTTCAGTGACATGGACAACATCTTCATCAAGAGCCTGCAGAGTGTGCAGAAGGTGATCATCAGTGATAAGCACTGCTTTGAGCTATATGGCTATGACATCCTCATTGACCAGGACCTCAAGCC GTGGCTGCTAGAAGTCAATGCATCTCCTTCACTGACGGCCAGCAGCCAGGAGGACTATGAACTCAAGACCTGTCTGCTGGAAGATACCCTGCATGTGGTGGACATGGAGGCCAG GCTcacaggaaaggagaagagagtcGGGGGCTTCGACCTTATGTGGAATGATGGCCCCGTCAGCAGAGAGGAGGGGCCTTCTGACCTATCAGGGATGGGAAACTTTGTGACCAACACTCACCTAG GCTGCATCAATGATCGGAAGGAGCAGCTGAGGCAGCTGTTCCGATCCCTTCAAGTGCAGAAGAAAACCCCTAGCTGA
- the Pdrg1 gene encoding p53 and DNA damage-regulated protein 1 isoform X1 encodes MVCFGNMFIRMPHPKTKEMIQKDQEHLDKEIERLRSQLKVKVNRLFEAQGKPELKGFNLNPLNQDELKALKVILKG; translated from the exons ATGGTTTGCTTTGGGAACATGTTCATCAGAATGCCTCACCCTAAGACGAAGGAAATGATCCAGAAAG atcaGGAGCACCTggataaagaaatagaaaggcTCCGGAGTCAACTTAAAGTGAAAGTTAACCGCCTCTTTGAAGCCCAAG GAAAACCGGAGCTGAAGGGTTTTAACCTGAACCCCCTCAACCAGGATGAGCTTAAAGCCCTCAAGGTCATCTTGAAAGGATGA
- the Ttll9 gene encoding putative tubulin polyglutamylase TTLL9 isoform X3 encodes MSRQKNQSSKGHGVSKGKEREQRTSIRFKTTLMNTLMDVLRHRPGWVEVKDEGEWDFYWCDVSWLRENFDHTYMDEHVRISHFRNHYELTRKNYMVKNLKRFRKQLEREAGKTEAAKCDFFPKTFEMPCEYHLFVEEFRKNPGITWIMKPVARSQGKGIFLFRRLKDIMDWRKGTAGKKLTSVETQPARANVNPSGSHDTRSSDDQKDDIPVENYVAQRYVENPYLIGGRKFDLRVYVLVMSYIPLRAWLYRDGFARFSNTRFTLNSIDDHYVHLTNVAVQKTSPDYHPKKGCKWMLQRFRQYLASKHGPKAVETLFSDMDNIFIKSLQSVQKVIISDKHCFELYGYDILIDQDLKPWLLEVNASPSLTASSQEDYELKTCLLEDTLHVVDMEARLHQ; translated from the exons AATCAAAGTTCCAAGGGCCATGGAgtatcaaaaggaaaagaaag agagcagagaacatcaATCCGGTTCAAGACCACACTCATGAACACTCTCATGGATGTTCTGCGCCACAGGCCGGGATGGGTAGAAGTAAAAGA TGAAGGTGAATGGGATTTCTATTGGTGTGACGTCAGCTGGCTGCGTGAGAACTTTGACCACACCTACATGGATGAGCACGTACGGATCAGCCACTTCCGGAACCACTATGAG CTTACCAGGAAAAACTACATGGTAAAGAACCTGAAGCGGTTCCGGAAGCAGCTGGAGCGTGAGGCAGGAAAGACGGAAGCAGCCAAGTGTGACTTCTTTCCCAAAACCTTTGAGATGCCCTGCGAGTACCATCTGTTTGTGGAGGAGTTTCGCAAGAACCCCGGAATCACCTGGATCATGAAGCCT GTCGCCCGATCTCAGGGCAAGGGCATATTTCTCTTCCGGAGACTGAAAGACATCATGGACTGGAGGAAG GGCACTGCAGGGAAAAAACTCACCAGTGTGGAGACGCAGCCTGCTCGTGCCAACGTGAACCCCTCAGGCAGCCAT GACACAAGGAGTTCTGACGACCAGAAAGATGACATTCCCGTGGAGAACTACGTGGCTCAGCGTTACGTGGAAAACCCCTACTTAATAGGAG GCCGCAAATTTGACCTGCGTGTCTACGTGCTGGTGATGTCG TACATCCCTCTGCGGGCATGGCTGTACCGTGATGGCTTCGCCCGGTTCTCCAACACCCGATTCACACTGAATAGCATCGATGACCACT ATGTTCACCTCACCAATGTTGCCGTGCAGAAGACATCGCCTGACTACCACCCCAAAAAG GGTTGCAAGTGGATGCTCCAGCGCTTCCGGCAGTACCTGGCATCCAAGCATGGTCCTAAGGCCGTGGAGACGCTCTTCAGTGACATGGACAACATCTTCATCAAGAGCCTGCAGAGTGTGCAGAAGGTGATCATCAGTGATAAGCACTGCTTTGAGCTATATGGCTATGACATCCTCATTGACCAGGACCTCAAGCC GTGGCTGCTAGAAGTCAATGCATCTCCTTCACTGACGGCCAGCAGCCAGGAGGACTATGAACTCAAGACCTGTCTGCTGGAAGATACCCTGCATGTGGTGGACATGGAGGCCAG GCTGCATCAATGA
- the Ttll9 gene encoding putative tubulin polyglutamylase TTLL9 isoform X4: MVKNLKRFRKQLEREAGKTEAAKCDFFPKTFEMPCEYHLFVEEFRKNPGITWIMKPVARSQGKGIFLFRRLKDIMDWRKGTAGKKLTSVETQPARANVNPSGSHDTRSSDDQKDDIPVENYVAQRYVENPYLIGGRKFDLRVYVLVMSYIPLRAWLYRDGFARFSNTRFTLNSIDDHYVHLTNVAVQKTSPDYHPKKGCKWMLQRFRQYLASKHGPKAVETLFSDMDNIFIKSLQSVQKVIISDKHCFELYGYDILIDQDLKPWLLEVNASPSLTASSQEDYELKTCLLEDTLHVVDMEARLTGKEKRVGGFDLMWNDGPVSREEGPSDLSGMGNFVTNTHLGVLPACMFAHHGMPGAHRGWKRMLEPLELK, translated from the exons ATGGTAAAGAACCTGAAGCGGTTCCGGAAGCAGCTGGAGCGTGAGGCAGGAAAGACGGAAGCAGCCAAGTGTGACTTCTTTCCCAAAACCTTTGAGATGCCCTGCGAGTACCATCTGTTTGTGGAGGAGTTTCGCAAGAACCCCGGAATCACCTGGATCATGAAGCCT GTCGCCCGATCTCAGGGCAAGGGCATATTTCTCTTCCGGAGACTGAAAGACATCATGGACTGGAGGAAG GGCACTGCAGGGAAAAAACTCACCAGTGTGGAGACGCAGCCTGCTCGTGCCAACGTGAACCCCTCAGGCAGCCAT GACACAAGGAGTTCTGACGACCAGAAAGATGACATTCCCGTGGAGAACTACGTGGCTCAGCGTTACGTGGAAAACCCCTACTTAATAGGAG GCCGCAAATTTGACCTGCGTGTCTACGTGCTGGTGATGTCG TACATCCCTCTGCGGGCATGGCTGTACCGTGATGGCTTCGCCCGGTTCTCCAACACCCGATTCACACTGAATAGCATCGATGACCACT ATGTTCACCTCACCAATGTTGCCGTGCAGAAGACATCGCCTGACTACCACCCCAAAAAG GGTTGCAAGTGGATGCTCCAGCGCTTCCGGCAGTACCTGGCATCCAAGCATGGTCCTAAGGCCGTGGAGACGCTCTTCAGTGACATGGACAACATCTTCATCAAGAGCCTGCAGAGTGTGCAGAAGGTGATCATCAGTGATAAGCACTGCTTTGAGCTATATGGCTATGACATCCTCATTGACCAGGACCTCAAGCC GTGGCTGCTAGAAGTCAATGCATCTCCTTCACTGACGGCCAGCAGCCAGGAGGACTATGAACTCAAGACCTGTCTGCTGGAAGATACCCTGCATGTGGTGGACATGGAGGCCAG GCTcacaggaaaggagaagagagtcGGGGGCTTCGACCTTATGTGGAATGATGGCCCCGTCAGCAGAGAGGAGGGGCCTTCTGACCTATCAGGGATGGGAAACTTTGTGACCAACACTCACCTAG gtgttttgcctgcctgcatgtttgCACACCATGGCATGCCTGGTGCTCATAGAGGCTGGAAAAGGATGTTGGAGCCCCTGGAATTGAAGTGA
- the Ttll9 gene encoding putative tubulin polyglutamylase TTLL9 isoform X1 produces MSRQKNQSSKGHGVSKGKEREQRTSIRFKTTLMNTLMDVLRHRPGWVEVKDEGEWDFYWCDVSWLRENFDHTYMDEHVRISHFRNHYELTRKNYMVKNLKRFRKQLEREAGKTEAAKCDFFPKTFEMPCEYHLFVEEFRKNPGITWIMKPVARSQGKGIFLFRRLKDIMDWRKGTAGKKLTSVETQPARANVNPSGSHDTRSSDDQKDDIPVENYVAQRYVENPYLIGGRKFDLRVYVLVMSYIPLRAWLYRDGFARFSNTRFTLNSIDDHYVHLTNVAVQKTSPDYHPKKGCKWMLQRFRQYLASKHGPKAVETLFSDMDNIFIKSLQSVQKVIISDKHCFELYGYDILIDQDLKPWLLEVNASPSLTASSQEDYELKTCLLEDTLHVVDMEARLTGKEKRVGGFDLMWNDGPVSREEGPSDLSGMGNFVTNTHLGVLPACMFAHHGMPGAHRGWKRMLEPLELK; encoded by the exons AATCAAAGTTCCAAGGGCCATGGAgtatcaaaaggaaaagaaag agagcagagaacatcaATCCGGTTCAAGACCACACTCATGAACACTCTCATGGATGTTCTGCGCCACAGGCCGGGATGGGTAGAAGTAAAAGA TGAAGGTGAATGGGATTTCTATTGGTGTGACGTCAGCTGGCTGCGTGAGAACTTTGACCACACCTACATGGATGAGCACGTACGGATCAGCCACTTCCGGAACCACTATGAG CTTACCAGGAAAAACTACATGGTAAAGAACCTGAAGCGGTTCCGGAAGCAGCTGGAGCGTGAGGCAGGAAAGACGGAAGCAGCCAAGTGTGACTTCTTTCCCAAAACCTTTGAGATGCCCTGCGAGTACCATCTGTTTGTGGAGGAGTTTCGCAAGAACCCCGGAATCACCTGGATCATGAAGCCT GTCGCCCGATCTCAGGGCAAGGGCATATTTCTCTTCCGGAGACTGAAAGACATCATGGACTGGAGGAAG GGCACTGCAGGGAAAAAACTCACCAGTGTGGAGACGCAGCCTGCTCGTGCCAACGTGAACCCCTCAGGCAGCCAT GACACAAGGAGTTCTGACGACCAGAAAGATGACATTCCCGTGGAGAACTACGTGGCTCAGCGTTACGTGGAAAACCCCTACTTAATAGGAG GCCGCAAATTTGACCTGCGTGTCTACGTGCTGGTGATGTCG TACATCCCTCTGCGGGCATGGCTGTACCGTGATGGCTTCGCCCGGTTCTCCAACACCCGATTCACACTGAATAGCATCGATGACCACT ATGTTCACCTCACCAATGTTGCCGTGCAGAAGACATCGCCTGACTACCACCCCAAAAAG GGTTGCAAGTGGATGCTCCAGCGCTTCCGGCAGTACCTGGCATCCAAGCATGGTCCTAAGGCCGTGGAGACGCTCTTCAGTGACATGGACAACATCTTCATCAAGAGCCTGCAGAGTGTGCAGAAGGTGATCATCAGTGATAAGCACTGCTTTGAGCTATATGGCTATGACATCCTCATTGACCAGGACCTCAAGCC GTGGCTGCTAGAAGTCAATGCATCTCCTTCACTGACGGCCAGCAGCCAGGAGGACTATGAACTCAAGACCTGTCTGCTGGAAGATACCCTGCATGTGGTGGACATGGAGGCCAG GCTcacaggaaaggagaagagagtcGGGGGCTTCGACCTTATGTGGAATGATGGCCCCGTCAGCAGAGAGGAGGGGCCTTCTGACCTATCAGGGATGGGAAACTTTGTGACCAACACTCACCTAG gtgttttgcctgcctgcatgtttgCACACCATGGCATGCCTGGTGCTCATAGAGGCTGGAAAAGGATGTTGGAGCCCCTGGAATTGAAGTGA